In Nocardia sp. NBC_00403, one DNA window encodes the following:
- a CDS encoding alkaline phosphatase D family protein, which yields MGLSRRELLRFGTAGSVAVLVGASAAGSGRFRAPRWPGDPFSLGVASGDPTSDGVVLWTRLAPDPFAPDGLGGMPLAPVTVEYEVAHDEHFQQVVARGSAVATRALAHTVHPEVHGLAPDRWYFYRFRAGSAISPIGRTRTSPPPGRPTARMRFAFASCQSWTSGFYTAYEHMSAEDLDLVVHLGDYIYERGWNRGREGMTVEPQFRAEAVDLAGYRLRYAQAKAEQPLRAAHAAFPWLVTMDDHEVDNNWAADAPGLGLDIYRIPALFRHRRAAAFQAMYEHQPLRIEQLPAGPNMRLHRRYGFGDLAEITMLDTRQYRSRQACDGENVADCADGLAADRTILGARQRDWLLDGFSDSMARWQIIGNQVAMSRSDYDPGPGADLGADAWDGYVADRNTVLGAAADRGVRNLVVITGDRHHNYAADLRRNYADPESPVVASEFTGTSITSGGDGADINPTGRNLLAANPDMKFFNAQRGYVRVELDQKLWRNDFRVVPYIRRPGAPIHTRASFVVQDRVPGVTAASRPDISTGHAPEPDAAGRPPQPR from the coding sequence CGGGAGCTGTTGAGATTCGGCACCGCCGGATCGGTTGCGGTGCTGGTCGGGGCGTCGGCGGCCGGTAGCGGGCGGTTTCGGGCGCCGCGGTGGCCGGGGGACCCTTTCAGCTTGGGGGTGGCGTCGGGAGATCCCACCTCCGATGGCGTGGTGTTGTGGACCCGGTTGGCGCCCGACCCGTTTGCCCCGGACGGGCTCGGCGGAATGCCACTTGCTCCGGTGACCGTCGAATACGAAGTCGCTCATGACGAGCACTTCCAGCAGGTGGTGGCCCGGGGGAGTGCGGTCGCGACGCGCGCGCTCGCCCACACCGTGCATCCCGAGGTCCATGGATTGGCCCCGGATCGCTGGTACTTCTACCGCTTTCGCGCGGGATCGGCGATCTCGCCGATCGGCCGGACTCGCACCTCGCCGCCGCCCGGCCGGCCCACCGCACGCATGCGTTTCGCCTTCGCCTCCTGCCAATCGTGGACTTCCGGCTTCTACACCGCCTACGAGCACATGAGCGCCGAAGACCTCGATCTGGTCGTCCATCTCGGTGACTACATCTACGAGCGCGGCTGGAACCGTGGCCGCGAGGGCATGACGGTCGAGCCGCAGTTCCGTGCCGAAGCGGTCGACCTGGCCGGCTACCGGCTGCGCTACGCACAGGCCAAAGCCGAGCAGCCGCTGCGTGCCGCGCACGCCGCGTTCCCCTGGCTTGTCACCATGGACGACCACGAGGTCGACAACAACTGGGCGGCCGACGCGCCAGGGCTCGGGCTCGACATCTATCGCATTCCTGCGCTGTTCCGCCACCGCCGCGCCGCCGCCTTCCAGGCGATGTACGAGCACCAGCCGCTGCGGATCGAACAGCTGCCGGCCGGGCCGAACATGCGTTTGCATCGGCGCTACGGTTTCGGCGACCTCGCGGAGATCACCATGCTCGACACCCGGCAGTACCGCAGCAGGCAGGCATGCGACGGCGAGAACGTCGCCGATTGCGCCGACGGGCTCGCAGCCGATCGCACGATACTCGGTGCGCGGCAACGTGATTGGCTGCTGGACGGATTCTCCGACTCCATGGCCCGTTGGCAGATCATCGGCAATCAGGTGGCGATGAGCCGATCCGACTACGACCCCGGCCCCGGCGCCGACCTGGGCGCCGACGCCTGGGATGGGTACGTCGCCGACCGCAACACCGTGCTCGGCGCCGCCGCCGACCGCGGCGTGCGCAACCTCGTCGTGATCACCGGCGACCGGCACCACAACTACGCTGCCGATCTGCGCCGCAACTACGCCGATCCCGAATCACCCGTCGTCGCATCGGAATTCACCGGAACATCGATCACAAGTGGCGGCGACGGCGCCGATATCAACCCCACCGGGCGCAACTTGCTGGCCGCCAATCCCGACATGAAATTCTTCAACGCACAACGCGGCTATGTCCGCGTCGAACTCGATCAGAAATTGTGGCGCAACGACTTCCGCGTCGTGCCCTATATCCGACGCCCCGGCGCGCCCATCCACACTCGCGCCAGCTTCGTCGTGCAAGACCGAGTGCCCGGCGTCACGGCGGCATCGCGCCCCGACATCTCCACCGGCCACGCCCCTGAACCCGACGCCGCAGGCCGTCCACCGCAACCACGGTGA